One part of the Roseomonas gilardii genome encodes these proteins:
- a CDS encoding tyrosine-type recombinase/integrase, which translates to MLAGVRERSYSLNTVEAYATGLLLFLNSQEVAAPNIGWQRATKDDVVRFKRELAARGNDADTIALRLAAVENFYAWAETHGFVRVRPFKVNPKGEGPAPVVKAPPSTRARKEVFTEEQFERIRACIVMDDPILRRRVDLMFRWGWGVGLRVAEVCGLSVRNLRRSVEAEAPPRARGRSLGEAFAATAAEGFVLDLVPAATKGAKGGAVLVPRALMKPTVEWIDGSRTEFARADADWVFVTEGGRPLTPETLGRYFLAAVKAAKEVGSFHSLRHSYATRVLSEFNRLGHPELGALFVQKQLRHAYRETTEQYTHMVHMRDHAITAGMAVNRAFGGRN; encoded by the coding sequence GTGCTCGCGGGGGTCAGGGAGCGGAGCTACAGCCTGAACACAGTGGAGGCTTACGCCACGGGCCTGCTCCTCTTCCTGAACAGCCAGGAGGTGGCTGCTCCCAATATCGGCTGGCAGCGCGCGACCAAGGACGACGTTGTCCGCTTCAAGCGCGAGCTTGCAGCACGCGGAAACGACGCCGACACGATCGCGCTGCGTCTCGCAGCCGTCGAGAACTTCTATGCGTGGGCAGAAACCCACGGCTTCGTCCGGGTCAGGCCGTTCAAGGTCAATCCGAAGGGTGAAGGACCCGCGCCGGTCGTCAAGGCGCCTCCAAGCACCCGGGCCCGCAAGGAAGTCTTCACGGAGGAGCAGTTCGAGCGGATCAGGGCCTGCATCGTCATGGACGACCCCATTTTGAGGCGGCGCGTCGACCTGATGTTCCGCTGGGGTTGGGGCGTAGGCCTTCGGGTGGCCGAGGTCTGTGGCCTGTCGGTGCGGAACCTTCGCCGGTCAGTCGAGGCCGAGGCACCCCCGCGCGCCCGCGGCAGGAGCCTCGGGGAAGCGTTTGCCGCCACCGCCGCCGAAGGATTTGTTCTCGACCTCGTTCCCGCCGCTACCAAAGGGGCAAAAGGGGGTGCAGTGCTGGTGCCCCGCGCCCTCATGAAGCCCACAGTGGAGTGGATCGACGGATCCCGCACTGAGTTTGCCAGAGCGGACGCGGACTGGGTTTTCGTCACCGAGGGCGGGAGGCCGCTAACCCCGGAGACGCTGGGACGATACTTCCTGGCAGCCGTCAAAGCCGCGAAAGAAGTGGGTTCTTTCCACTCCCTTCGGCACTCCTACGCGACGCGGGTGCTGTCGGAGTTCAATCGCCTCGGCCACCCCGAACTCGGCGCTCTCTTTGTCCAGAAGCAGTTGCGGCATGCCTACCGGGAGACGACCGAGCAGTACACGCACATGGTGCATATGCGGGACCATGCCATCACCGCTGGGATGGCCGTCAACCGTGCATTTGGTGGGAGGAACTGA
- a CDS encoding DUF6538 domain-containing protein — protein MAINLQLRGAVYRFRRRVPDSLVERIGRKEIIRSLETSSRAEAGLRARVAWLATERVFGMVRANKSLERAQIDELLRRLTDEAVQNSPTRAELSRDFERLEPRYVDLLFGDEGRRAILSHPGKEQDLILEHLERLLDGAEIAVLKEATETAQTEARVHEIRRTMAERERRDMHWMALAAMLMLKEERSAKVPTSAALPASEATAEPKDAGRKESAPAALMTTGASSLAFLAHRDAYLASRVLATDDFPALKPNSIKQATKTLELWAELMGDRPIAVITKVEARRFRILLRTLPAAYGKAVRAGPVSLEAEIQRARARQAEVDGRNASLAPDMEREADIALVGLRTVKRHFSALSAYWQWLANHGYAPEDANPFIGFSWPGVRKGRKGRDMWSEQDLRTLLTSPRFASGSERGSFWWITIIGMYSGMRVEEIARLRIRQDIRDLHGRLAFVVQEQLGVWSPKTEAGARIVPVHPVLLKLGFHDFVERRAAQGHQRLFYDLPPRGKEQSYGADFSREFSKYKAALGIGPGTVFHSFRHSVRTILTNAPADQFRDAWIDAFMGHSADEDADEGRPKRQSVGVTVYLKAVDMENLCKVVEAIRYPVEPTP, from the coding sequence ATGGCCATTAACCTCCAGTTACGCGGCGCCGTGTATCGATTCAGGCGACGCGTACCCGACTCCCTCGTGGAGCGGATTGGCCGCAAGGAGATCATCCGCTCGTTGGAAACCTCTTCCCGGGCCGAAGCCGGTCTCCGGGCGCGCGTCGCTTGGTTGGCGACGGAGAGGGTCTTCGGGATGGTTCGCGCGAACAAGTCCTTGGAAAGGGCGCAGATTGATGAGTTGTTGCGCAGGCTGACCGATGAGGCGGTCCAGAACTCTCCTACTCGAGCGGAGCTATCCAGGGATTTCGAGCGTCTAGAGCCCAGGTATGTGGATCTGCTCTTCGGCGACGAGGGGCGTAGAGCCATCCTCTCCCATCCTGGCAAAGAGCAAGACCTAATCCTTGAGCACCTCGAACGCCTATTGGATGGCGCCGAGATCGCGGTCCTCAAGGAAGCCACCGAGACGGCTCAGACAGAGGCGCGGGTCCACGAGATCCGGCGGACGATGGCTGAGCGCGAACGGCGGGATATGCATTGGATGGCCTTGGCTGCCATGCTGATGCTGAAGGAGGAGCGCTCGGCCAAGGTCCCGACGTCCGCCGCCCTCCCGGCCTCAGAGGCAACGGCAGAGCCTAAGGATGCAGGCCGGAAGGAATCTGCGCCCGCCGCTCTGATGACCACAGGGGCATCGAGCCTCGCATTCCTTGCGCACCGCGATGCCTACCTAGCCAGCCGTGTGCTTGCCACCGACGACTTCCCCGCCCTGAAGCCTAACTCCATCAAACAGGCGACCAAGACTCTTGAGCTCTGGGCCGAGTTGATGGGGGACCGGCCAATTGCTGTGATCACCAAGGTCGAGGCCCGCCGCTTCCGCATCCTGCTTCGGACCCTGCCCGCCGCCTACGGCAAGGCGGTCCGAGCCGGACCCGTTTCGCTGGAGGCTGAGATCCAGCGAGCGCGGGCTCGGCAGGCGGAGGTCGATGGCCGAAACGCGTCCCTGGCACCTGACATGGAGCGCGAGGCGGACATCGCACTGGTCGGTCTCAGGACGGTCAAGCGACACTTCAGCGCGTTGAGCGCCTACTGGCAGTGGCTGGCTAACCATGGCTACGCGCCAGAGGACGCCAACCCGTTCATCGGCTTCTCGTGGCCGGGCGTCCGCAAAGGCCGCAAGGGGCGGGACATGTGGTCGGAGCAGGATCTCCGGACCCTCCTCACCTCCCCCCGCTTTGCCTCCGGCTCCGAGCGCGGCTCCTTCTGGTGGATCACCATCATCGGGATGTACTCGGGAATGCGGGTCGAGGAGATTGCCCGGCTCCGTATTCGCCAGGACATCCGGGACCTCCACGGCAGGCTTGCCTTTGTCGTCCAGGAGCAGTTGGGTGTTTGGAGCCCGAAGACTGAGGCAGGCGCCCGAATTGTTCCGGTCCACCCTGTACTGCTGAAGCTCGGCTTCCATGACTTCGTGGAGCGACGGGCGGCTCAAGGTCATCAACGACTGTTCTACGACCTGCCGCCGCGGGGGAAGGAGCAGAGCTACGGCGCCGACTTCTCCCGGGAGTTCTCCAAGTACAAGGCGGCGCTCGGCATCGGACCCGGAACAGTCTTCCACAGCTTCCGGCACTCGGTCCGCACGATCCTGACCAATGCGCCCGCGGACCAGTTCCGCGACGCCTGGATCGACGCCTTCATGGGGCATAGCGCTGACGAGGATGCTGACGAGGGGCGGCCAAAGCGTCAGTCGGTCGGCGTGACCGTCTACCTCAAGGCGGTGGACATGGAGAACCTCTGCAAGGTCGTCGAGGCCATCCGCTACCCTGTCGAGCCGACGCCATGA
- a CDS encoding 4-fold beta flower protein — MSLYTKNGRPLQVSGNTVYSRSGQVVGRISGDKVFGTNGRYVGTITGDRLVYRSTDSARISSPFAASSRAGSATANSAGSAAWGDEPDIPD; from the coding sequence ATGAGTCTGTACACGAAGAACGGTCGGCCCCTCCAGGTCTCTGGCAATACCGTCTACAGCCGCTCGGGTCAGGTCGTCGGCCGCATCAGTGGTGACAAGGTCTTCGGTACAAACGGACGCTACGTTGGGACCATCACGGGTGACCGCCTTGTCTATCGCTCTACCGATAGCGCACGCATCAGTTCACCATTCGCTGCGTCTAGCCGCGCCGGGTCGGCCACGGCAAACAGCGCGGGATCGGCTGCCTGGGGAGATGAGCCGGACATCCCGGACTGA
- a CDS encoding (d)CMP kinase: MIPTRQPIPGVGDLLAHLRSFCLPWRALTIAIDGRNGAGKTSVARYLAWQLGMPVLETDLWLSSTSPVTHRIEEIREVMRARHHRDRPVIIEGVMMLRTLELLGVQPDYLIFVTNEALEADPEEDDEDRGGAAVPVRGGRRLPEGAPASEARGLPCDLAGAGGEGRQAGGDGGYRDILTENLVHCSTSN; the protein is encoded by the coding sequence ATGATCCCAACGAGGCAGCCGATACCCGGCGTAGGCGACCTGCTTGCCCATCTGCGCTCCTTCTGCCTGCCCTGGCGGGCGCTCACCATCGCCATCGATGGCCGGAATGGCGCGGGCAAGACGTCGGTGGCGCGCTATCTGGCGTGGCAGCTTGGTATGCCGGTGCTGGAGACGGATCTCTGGCTGTCCTCGACGTCGCCTGTGACCCACCGGATCGAAGAGATCAGAGAGGTCATGCGAGCCCGGCATCATCGCGACCGCCCTGTCATCATCGAAGGCGTGATGATGCTGCGGACACTGGAGCTCCTCGGGGTGCAGCCGGACTACCTCATCTTCGTCACCAACGAGGCGTTGGAAGCCGATCCTGAGGAAGATGACGAAGACAGGGGGGGCGCCGCAGTGCCTGTCAGAGGAGGTCGACGCCTACCTGAGGGAGCGCCAGCCAGCGAGGCGCGCGGACTTCCATGTGACTTGGCGGGAGCCGGAGGTGAGGGTCGGCAGGCTGGAGGCGACGGCGGATATCGAGACATCCTGACGGAAAATCTCGTGCACTGCTCTACTTCCAATTGA
- a CDS encoding TIGR04255 family protein produces the protein MERLKFAPLRYSLAIVRFPRLLNMEPHVGNFQEQIRHQYPLPDTYMNQGLVAEVGPEGVRFNQVLDKLWQFADPERKYALVLGSDFLLIHAGAAYEGHGPFLDRLRDAVFALMQTPGMGITHATALGLRVIDLVEPRSGNEETVAQYLCPWALPTAAADMGDGAIEMREGAYIASFSTPHGGLRFQALRRPGGSFPADLATPFVQNNGWLPQVTAEDFVILDIDHFAALEPPIALNPVELREKFEGLYLSSRKVFESAATPFAFEVWGRTG, from the coding sequence ATGGAACGGTTGAAGTTCGCGCCACTGCGCTACTCCCTCGCTATCGTCAGGTTCCCGCGCTTGCTCAACATGGAGCCGCATGTCGGCAACTTCCAAGAGCAGATCCGGCACCAGTACCCCCTGCCAGACACCTATATGAACCAGGGCCTGGTGGCTGAGGTCGGCCCAGAGGGAGTCCGGTTCAACCAGGTCCTCGACAAGCTGTGGCAGTTCGCCGACCCGGAGCGCAAGTATGCCTTGGTTCTGGGCTCTGACTTCCTGCTCATCCATGCTGGTGCGGCCTATGAGGGGCACGGACCGTTCCTGGACCGGCTCCGCGATGCGGTCTTCGCGCTGATGCAGACCCCGGGGATGGGAATCACGCACGCCACGGCCCTTGGACTGCGAGTGATCGACCTGGTTGAGCCGCGTTCTGGGAATGAGGAAACAGTCGCCCAGTACCTATGCCCCTGGGCCTTGCCCACCGCCGCGGCCGATATGGGGGATGGTGCAATCGAGATGCGCGAGGGGGCCTATATTGCCTCTTTCTCGACGCCTCATGGTGGGCTGCGCTTCCAGGCGTTGAGACGTCCGGGAGGGTCGTTCCCGGCCGACTTGGCCACTCCCTTTGTCCAGAACAACGGCTGGCTCCCGCAGGTGACTGCCGAGGATTTCGTGATTCTGGACATCGACCACTTTGCTGCCCTTGAGCCGCCGATCGCGCTGAATCCGGTCGAGCTCCGTGAAAAATTCGAGGGCTTGTACCTTTCCTCGCGAAAGGTGTTTGAATCCGCAGCCACTCCGTTCGCATTCGAGGTCTGGGGAAGAACAGGATGA
- the argS gene encoding arginine--tRNA ligase: MTTVLHQAAEHALGAALISLGLQDVPARLLPCPKPELGHAAIGSALQGAKLLKRSPMSIAADIAVAMSGASGIAKAEVAPPGYVNLTFTDDAIAAALEAQAADPKCGIPGVPAPEKVVIDFGGPNIKPMHVGHLRSLVIGEALRRMLEAIGHDVVSDIHLGDWGLPSGMILAEIRHRFPEAPWFDQAAQGPFPEELPVSVDDLSSLYPQAAAACKADESRMEEARATTAALQAGQPGLSALWRSIVALAKGRILESCDRLGAHFDLTLGESDAQPEIPALLAYLEATGAARRDGAALLMDVVASEDRHEVPPLVVKKGDGSALYATTDLATILMRRRDLNADRILYVVDGRQHLHFLQVFRAAVKAGLSGEAALEHIAFGTVNGPDGKPFRTRAGNTMGLVELLDLAKEKALARLAEGGRLKDSSSEALDDAADAIGTAALRIADLSSHRTTGYILDLDRAVSFEGKTGPYLLYALVRLRAILAKAGAAGGHIVLQHPAERRLAIACLGLGDAVHRAVKSRSPHELTAWTFDLAAEVSRFYADCPVLGEQAPEIQASRITLCSAAETALGASLRLLGCRVPPAM; encoded by the coding sequence ATGACTACCGTCCTCCACCAAGCGGCCGAGCACGCTCTCGGCGCCGCCTTGATCTCTCTCGGTCTCCAAGATGTTCCCGCGCGCCTACTTCCCTGTCCCAAGCCCGAGCTCGGGCATGCAGCCATCGGTAGCGCGCTCCAAGGCGCCAAGCTGCTGAAGCGGTCCCCCATGTCCATCGCCGCCGACATCGCAGTGGCCATGTCGGGTGCATCTGGCATTGCCAAGGCAGAGGTGGCGCCGCCCGGCTACGTGAACCTCACCTTCACGGACGACGCGATTGCCGCGGCTCTGGAGGCGCAGGCGGCCGACCCAAAATGCGGTATCCCCGGCGTCCCCGCCCCCGAAAAGGTGGTCATCGACTTCGGTGGGCCAAACATCAAGCCCATGCACGTGGGCCATCTCCGGTCGCTGGTCATCGGTGAGGCGTTGCGGCGGATGCTCGAGGCTATCGGCCATGACGTGGTGTCTGATATCCACCTCGGAGACTGGGGCCTGCCGAGTGGCATGATCCTCGCGGAGATCCGGCATCGGTTCCCGGAAGCTCCCTGGTTCGATCAGGCGGCCCAAGGTCCGTTCCCTGAGGAACTCCCGGTCAGCGTGGATGACCTGTCCTCCCTCTACCCACAAGCGGCGGCCGCCTGTAAGGCCGACGAGAGCCGGATGGAAGAGGCCCGGGCCACCACTGCTGCACTCCAGGCAGGCCAGCCCGGGCTGTCAGCCCTCTGGCGGTCCATCGTGGCGCTGGCCAAGGGCCGTATCCTCGAATCCTGTGACCGGCTCGGCGCCCACTTCGATCTCACCCTCGGAGAGTCCGACGCCCAGCCGGAGATCCCAGCCCTGCTTGCCTACTTGGAGGCCACCGGTGCTGCCCGGCGGGATGGAGCCGCCCTGCTCATGGACGTGGTGGCCTCTGAGGACCGGCACGAGGTGCCTCCACTCGTCGTGAAGAAGGGCGATGGAAGCGCGCTATACGCCACCACAGACCTAGCGACCATCCTGATGCGGCGGCGGGACCTCAATGCTGATCGCATCCTCTACGTTGTCGACGGACGGCAGCACCTGCACTTCCTTCAAGTCTTCCGGGCTGCGGTGAAGGCTGGCCTGTCCGGGGAAGCTGCTCTCGAGCACATCGCCTTCGGCACCGTGAACGGTCCGGATGGCAAGCCCTTCCGGACGCGGGCGGGGAATACGATGGGCCTCGTTGAACTTCTTGACCTCGCCAAGGAAAAGGCGCTGGCACGGCTAGCAGAGGGCGGGCGGTTGAAGGATTCCTCGTCGGAAGCACTGGACGATGCAGCCGACGCGATCGGCACTGCCGCGCTTCGCATCGCCGATCTCTCCTCCCATCGGACGACGGGCTATATCCTGGATCTCGACCGTGCCGTGTCCTTCGAGGGAAAGACAGGTCCCTACCTGCTCTACGCCCTCGTCCGGCTGCGGGCCATCCTGGCCAAGGCCGGGGCGGCTGGCGGGCACATTGTGCTCCAGCATCCGGCTGAGCGGCGCTTGGCGATCGCGTGTCTCGGCCTTGGGGATGCAGTGCATCGGGCCGTGAAGTCTCGGTCGCCCCACGAACTCACGGCCTGGACTTTCGACCTGGCTGCCGAGGTCAGCCGCTTCTATGCGGATTGCCCCGTGTTGGGGGAGCAGGCACCGGAGATCCAGGCCTCACGGATCACCCTCTGCTCCGCCGCCGAGACGGCACTGGGGGCATCGCTGCGGCTGCTCGGATGCCGGGTGCCCCCCGCGATGTAA
- a CDS encoding site-specific integrase produces MLRSPQATVPQHVDLLADTVGATMRLPPWVSGEAYPDWLVPVPNETLVFVVHVQNKATTMRPRLDFSTFFEVEGARCTVAEIGHLTTIALWTIWLLGTEGLGSKPWKPSSLPNAFYVLRRASQWMAREGFGRWDMLGPDDIVRLKEHLYAGGQRSLLGRWGRRYALTILKVLHTLHRRWSLIPDGITFDPEVDDKVVVRRVIRRARVDNPDLVDSGPGGTRSIPWDTAQALLSTAVTMVETIDADAVNDLVNEAQQALYQARRELPQKRVAAFVQAHLRWFGARHPVAGRLMEAYELKGAGAAIDLHRDLMTACYILLASFGALRISEAADLPAVGCINERPDGPWTNTVIIKTSDEILGSNVARVVPPVVRTAVDTALRLTAPHRSEERTELLFSYDHDRALVSLFKARVAKERLIQFAKRRMPGHPEWAYATHQLRKLFAQLYVRRFEGTLPALQQHVGHISNRMIEAYLDDLEIIRMIRDDQKDLTSEIMAGVMLGRSAASGKHAEGWRAAGIEYRAKNMTVAEVSKVVRRRLDGEQMHLEPTGIGYCVSSPVSAASGLCGQNSLGLPDHANRQDGMCLACVNNVSTEANESQLKAEYVLHRQMAESPDAAPPLQEASRKRCLLIQHRLRELQETRQAAQPEACA; encoded by the coding sequence ATGCTGAGATCCCCGCAAGCGACGGTCCCGCAGCACGTCGACCTATTAGCCGATACTGTGGGCGCGACGATGCGCCTGCCGCCATGGGTCAGCGGCGAGGCATACCCGGATTGGCTTGTGCCGGTGCCGAACGAGACGCTCGTCTTTGTGGTGCATGTGCAGAACAAGGCAACCACCATGCGGCCAAGGCTCGACTTCTCGACTTTTTTCGAGGTCGAGGGGGCTCGCTGCACAGTTGCCGAGATCGGGCACCTGACAACGATTGCCCTCTGGACCATCTGGCTGCTCGGCACCGAAGGGCTGGGAAGCAAGCCGTGGAAGCCATCTTCTCTGCCGAATGCCTTCTACGTGCTGCGCAGGGCAAGCCAGTGGATGGCGCGCGAAGGCTTCGGGCGATGGGATATGCTCGGCCCCGATGACATCGTCCGCCTGAAGGAGCACCTCTATGCAGGCGGTCAGCGGAGCCTGCTTGGTCGGTGGGGTCGGCGTTATGCGCTGACCATTCTCAAGGTGCTTCATACCCTGCATCGGCGCTGGAGCTTGATTCCGGACGGGATCACTTTCGACCCTGAGGTGGACGACAAGGTCGTTGTGCGCCGCGTAATCCGGCGTGCGCGCGTGGACAACCCTGACCTGGTAGACAGTGGTCCAGGAGGTACGCGCTCTATTCCTTGGGATACGGCACAGGCGCTTCTCTCGACCGCTGTGACCATGGTCGAAACCATCGACGCCGATGCCGTGAATGACCTCGTCAACGAAGCACAGCAGGCTCTTTATCAAGCCAGAAGGGAGTTACCCCAAAAGCGTGTCGCAGCGTTCGTTCAAGCGCACCTTCGATGGTTTGGAGCAAGGCACCCTGTGGCCGGAAGGCTCATGGAGGCCTATGAGCTAAAGGGGGCTGGGGCCGCGATCGATCTCCATCGCGACTTGATGACCGCCTGCTACATCCTTCTGGCTTCCTTTGGCGCCCTCCGCATCTCAGAAGCGGCAGATCTACCGGCAGTTGGCTGCATCAACGAGCGTCCCGATGGCCCCTGGACGAACACGGTCATCATCAAGACGTCGGACGAAATCCTTGGTAGTAACGTGGCCCGGGTTGTTCCCCCGGTGGTCCGAACTGCTGTTGATACCGCACTTCGTCTGACGGCACCTCATCGGTCTGAAGAACGAACTGAGTTGCTGTTTTCCTATGACCATGACCGTGCCCTGGTCTCGCTGTTCAAGGCCAGGGTTGCCAAGGAGAGGCTGATCCAGTTCGCGAAGCGCAGGATGCCGGGGCATCCTGAATGGGCATACGCGACCCACCAACTCAGGAAGCTGTTTGCCCAACTCTATGTCCGGCGCTTCGAGGGTACACTCCCCGCTCTCCAGCAGCATGTGGGGCATATCTCAAACCGCATGATCGAGGCCTACCTGGACGACCTGGAGATCATCAGGATGATCCGGGACGACCAGAAGGATTTGACCTCGGAAATCATGGCTGGGGTCATGCTTGGCCGGTCGGCGGCTAGCGGGAAGCATGCTGAGGGGTGGCGGGCTGCGGGCATAGAGTACCGGGCGAAGAACATGACCGTCGCCGAGGTTTCGAAGGTAGTCCGCAGGCGCCTTGACGGAGAGCAGATGCACCTCGAGCCGACTGGCATCGGATACTGCGTCAGTAGCCCGGTCTCGGCCGCCAGCGGGCTGTGCGGCCAGAACTCTTTGGGCCTGCCTGACCATGCCAACCGCCAGGACGGCATGTGCTTGGCATGTGTCAACAATGTTAGCACTGAGGCGAACGAGAGCCAGTTGAAGGCAGAGTACGTCCTGCACCGGCAGATGGCCGAGAGCCCGGACGCGGCACCGCCTCTCCAGGAGGCCTCGCGGAAAAGGTGCCTACTCATCCAGCATCGTCTCCGGGAGCTCCAAGAGACACGGCAGGCTGCTCAGCCGGAAGCCTGCGCATGA